The Actinomycetota bacterium genome contains a region encoding:
- the tsf gene encoding translation elongation factor Ts yields MDINAAQVKELRESTGAGIMDCKQALQEAGGDMEKAVRILREKGLAGAQKKAGRSAADGIVDAYIHLNNRIGVLLEVNCETDFVARNETFRAMVHDIAMHIAAANPLYVSPEDVPEELLDQEREINRSRALKEGKPEKVVDKIVEGRLKKYYEEVCLLEQPFVKDPEITIRELVQRTIAATGENIVVRRFVRFQVGETSE; encoded by the coding sequence TAAAGGAACTGAGGGAGTCCACCGGGGCCGGGATAATGGACTGCAAACAGGCGCTCCAGGAGGCCGGGGGGGATATGGAGAAGGCGGTGCGCATCCTGCGCGAGAAAGGCCTGGCGGGCGCCCAGAAGAAGGCCGGGCGCAGCGCGGCGGACGGGATCGTGGACGCCTACATCCACCTTAACAACCGCATCGGCGTGCTGCTCGAGGTGAACTGCGAGACCGATTTCGTGGCGCGCAACGAGACTTTCCGGGCCATGGTGCACGACATCGCCATGCACATAGCGGCGGCCAACCCCCTCTACGTGTCCCCGGAGGACGTTCCCGAGGAGCTGCTGGATCAGGAGAGGGAGATAAACCGCAGCCGGGCCCTCAAGGAGGGAAAGCCGGAGAAGGTGGTGGACAAGATCGTGGAGGGACGCCTCAAGAAATATTACGAGGAGGTGTGCCTGCTGGAGCAGCCCTTCGTGAAGGACCCGGAGATCACCATCCGGGAGCTGGTGCAGCGTACCATCGCCGCGACGGGCGAGAACATCGTGGTAAGGCGCTTCGTCCGCTTCCAGGTCGGCGAGACGTCCGAATAG